A genome region from Sphingobacteriaceae bacterium GW460-11-11-14-LB5 includes the following:
- a CDS encoding amidohydrolase: MIDTHVHFWNFDPVRDSWINEEMPAIRHDFSPKDLTAVYHDLQITGCIAVQASQSEEENRFLLSLAEENEMVKGIVGWVDLLDPNLDERLTYWSNFKKIKGWRHILQAENADFILNKKFIAGVNLLKKYHYTYDLLCYHDQLADIIKMVDQIPDQPFVLDHCGKPDVKSQEIKSWSENIKILAANPNVLCKVSGLLTEADWKKWTEKELFNCFDVVFEHFGTERIMYGSDWPVVLLSRPYQDWFNLVTKYTGQFSAAEKKLIFSDNAKAFYGV, encoded by the coding sequence ATGATTGATACACACGTACATTTTTGGAATTTCGATCCGGTTAGAGATAGCTGGATAAATGAAGAGATGCCGGCTATCCGTCATGATTTTTCTCCAAAAGATCTTACGGCGGTATATCACGATCTTCAAATTACAGGATGTATTGCCGTGCAGGCCAGCCAGTCGGAAGAAGAAAACCGTTTTCTGTTATCGCTGGCTGAAGAAAATGAAATGGTTAAAGGTATTGTGGGCTGGGTGGATTTACTCGATCCTAATTTAGACGAACGTTTAACTTACTGGAGCAATTTTAAAAAGATTAAGGGCTGGCGACATATCTTGCAAGCCGAAAACGCCGATTTTATCCTGAACAAAAAGTTTATCGCCGGCGTTAATCTCCTGAAAAAATACCATTACACTTACGATTTATTGTGCTATCACGATCAATTAGCTGATATCATCAAAATGGTTGATCAAATTCCTGATCAGCCATTTGTATTAGACCATTGCGGCAAGCCGGATGTGAAAAGTCAGGAGATAAAATCCTGGTCTGAAAATATCAAAATACTGGCAGCAAATCCAAATGTGCTTTGTAAAGTATCGGGTTTACTTACTGAAGCAGACTGGAAAAAATGGACCGAAAAAGAGCTTTTTAATTGTTTTGATGTCGTATTTGAACATTTTGGTACTGAAAGGATCATGTATGGCAGCGATTGGCCGGTTGTGTTGCTCAGCAGACCTTATCAGGATTGGTTTAATTTAGTTACGAAGTACACCGGGCAATTCTCTGCAGCTGAAAAGAAACTAATCTTTAGCGATAATGCTAAGGCTTTTTATGGAGTTTAG
- a CDS encoding L-fucose mutarotase yields the protein MKRYCLTLDLVNDEKLIEEYKQYHQSVWPEIKESITSSGIEDMEIYLLGNRLFMIMEVNADFSFEEKGKADLTNPKVQEWENLMWKFQQALPGSKPGEKWMLMDQIFKL from the coding sequence ATGAAAAGATACTGCTTAACGCTCGATCTTGTCAATGATGAAAAGCTTATCGAAGAATATAAGCAGTATCATCAATCAGTTTGGCCCGAAATTAAAGAAAGTATTACTTCTTCTGGCATTGAGGACATGGAAATCTATTTATTAGGGAACCGGTTGTTCATGATTATGGAAGTGAATGCGGATTTTTCTTTTGAAGAAAAAGGAAAAGCTGATTTAACCAATCCAAAAGTACAGGAATGGGAAAATTTAATGTGGAAATTCCAGCAGGCACTGCCAGGTTCAAAACCAGGTGAAAAATGGATGTTAATGGATCAGATATTTAAACTTTAA
- a CDS encoding ureidoglycolate lyase: MKLIRFGEAGAEKPGVIINDNYFDVSALVKDYNEEFFGGDGLEKLKTAVQSADLPQVDKGVRLGPALARPSKIICVGLNYKDHAAETNAPIPSEPILFFKATSAIVGPNDDLIIPKNSKKTDWEVELAIVIGKKASYVTEENALDHIAGYVLHNDYSEREFQIERNGQWVKGKSCDTFAPIGPFIATQDEIADVHNLRLWLTVNGKTMQDGNTSNLIFNVPFMIAYISQFMTLLPGDVITTGTPAGVGLGQKPEPWYLKAGDVVELGIDGLGTSKQTAKAYSGN; this comes from the coding sequence ATGAAATTAATACGATTTGGCGAAGCCGGAGCTGAAAAACCAGGCGTAATTATAAACGATAATTATTTCGATGTTTCAGCATTGGTTAAAGATTATAACGAAGAATTTTTTGGCGGCGATGGCCTGGAGAAATTAAAGACCGCTGTTCAATCTGCTGATTTACCTCAGGTAGATAAAGGTGTGCGTCTTGGCCCGGCATTAGCCCGTCCTTCAAAAATAATCTGTGTAGGCTTAAACTATAAAGACCATGCGGCAGAAACCAATGCCCCTATCCCATCAGAGCCCATTTTGTTCTTCAAAGCTACTTCAGCGATTGTTGGGCCTAATGATGATCTAATCATTCCAAAAAACAGTAAAAAAACCGACTGGGAAGTAGAACTGGCTATTGTGATTGGCAAAAAGGCAAGCTATGTTACTGAAGAAAACGCATTAGACCACATTGCCGGTTATGTTTTGCATAACGATTATAGTGAGCGTGAGTTCCAGATCGAAAGAAACGGACAGTGGGTAAAAGGAAAAAGCTGCGATACCTTCGCACCGATTGGGCCATTTATTGCTACCCAGGACGAAATTGCCGATGTGCACAATCTTCGCCTTTGGTTAACTGTAAACGGAAAAACCATGCAGGATGGTAATACCTCAAACCTGATTTTTAATGTTCCGTTCATGATTGCTTACATCAGCCAGTTTATGACGCTTTTGCCAGGCGATGTAATTACAACCGGAACACCTGCCGGTGTAGGCTTAGGTCAAAAACCTGAACCATGGTATTTAAAAGCTGGTGATGTGGTAGAATTAGGTATTGATGGCTTAGGTACAAGCAAACAAACAGCTAAGGCTTACAGCGGAAATTAA
- a CDS encoding short-chain dehydrogenase: protein MFSLKNKKAVVTGGGSGIGKAIATILAKQGAEVHIIELGTEHAQDTLDEIKTNGGVAFSYGCDVSDHQAVAAVFNEIGNINILINNAGIAHIGKADTTDEADFDRVMRVNVKGVYNCLHAAIPQIRLSGGGVIINMASIAALIGLPDRFVYSAAKGAVKAITMSVAKDYIGENIRCNSISPARVHTPFVDGFLQKNYPDNIPEMFEKLSKTQPIGRMAKPEEVGALALYLCSDEASFITGCDYPIDGGFTTLNN, encoded by the coding sequence ATGTTTTCACTAAAAAACAAAAAAGCCGTAGTTACAGGCGGAGGAAGCGGCATTGGAAAAGCTATTGCGACTATTTTAGCCAAACAAGGTGCTGAGGTTCACATCATCGAATTAGGAACAGAACACGCGCAGGATACCTTAGATGAAATTAAGACAAATGGTGGAGTGGCTTTCAGCTATGGTTGTGATGTTTCAGATCACCAGGCGGTTGCAGCAGTTTTTAACGAAATCGGAAATATCAATATCCTGATTAATAACGCAGGTATTGCGCATATCGGAAAAGCCGACACAACTGATGAAGCTGATTTTGACCGCGTGATGCGGGTAAACGTAAAAGGGGTTTATAACTGCTTACACGCGGCTATTCCGCAGATCCGTTTATCAGGTGGAGGTGTTATTATCAATATGGCTTCAATTGCCGCATTAATCGGCCTTCCCGATCGTTTTGTTTATAGCGCTGCAAAAGGCGCTGTAAAAGCAATCACCATGAGTGTAGCGAAAGATTATATTGGCGAAAACATCAGGTGTAACTCTATTTCACCGGCGAGGGTTCATACGCCATTTGTAGATGGTTTCTTACAGAAGAACTATCCGGATAATATCCCTGAAATGTTCGAAAAACTTTCTAAAACACAACCTATAGGCAGAATGGCCAAACCAGAAGAAGTGGGTGCGCTTGCTTTATACCTGTGTAGCGACGAAGCATCTTTTATTACTGGCTGTGATTATCCGATTGATGGTGGATTTACTACCTTAAATAATTAA
- a CDS encoding glycoside hydrolase, giving the protein MKHTRNFITTVVLSLMAITGFAQQKSILGTEKLKKYVTYFNSIDTEAVKNYIPNADAFSWLAEQAPLFECPDSVLEQNYYYRWWTYRKHLVKTPEGFIFTEFIEPVKHAGKYNSISCALGHHIYEGRWLKDNAYLKDYIKFWLYHADVGQTKQRFHQFSSWVDDAVYQNYLVQPDQGFLKEILPALDKDYSKWESERQLKNGLFWQHDVKDGMEESISGSRKDQNQRPTINSYMYGNAMALDKIATLLGDGMLAGKYKNKAVVLKKLVQDSLWNVSSSFFETRKAKGGSADVREAIGFTPWEFNLPDDQSKYAKAWDQLLDTAGFKAPWGLTTAERRNPTFRTRGTGHSCEWDGALWPFASSQTLKGLANLLTNYKKHGKMNAEVFYKELHQYAASHVKNGKPYLGEYQDEKTGEWLKGDNPRSSFYNHSTFNDLIINDLVGIKPRQDNVLEISPLIPKNQWDWFMLDQVSYHHKTLTILWDKTGKKYNRGKGLLVFVDGKEIYKGKDLKPLKVQMN; this is encoded by the coding sequence ATGAAACATACAAGAAATTTTATAACAACAGTTGTATTGTCGCTAATGGCAATCACAGGTTTTGCGCAGCAGAAATCAATTCTGGGGACTGAGAAACTGAAGAAATATGTCACCTATTTCAATTCTATAGACACAGAAGCGGTTAAAAACTATATACCCAATGCAGATGCCTTTTCCTGGTTAGCGGAACAGGCACCATTATTCGAATGCCCTGATTCGGTTTTAGAGCAAAACTATTACTACCGCTGGTGGACTTATCGCAAACACCTGGTTAAAACACCTGAAGGTTTTATCTTCACCGAGTTTATCGAACCCGTTAAGCATGCCGGAAAATATAATTCCATCAGCTGTGCCTTAGGTCACCATATTTACGAAGGCAGATGGTTAAAGGACAATGCTTATCTAAAAGATTATATCAAATTCTGGCTTTACCATGCCGATGTGGGTCAAACCAAACAACGTTTTCATCAATTTAGCAGCTGGGTAGATGATGCCGTTTATCAGAATTATTTGGTGCAACCGGATCAGGGATTTTTGAAGGAGATTTTGCCTGCATTAGATAAAGATTACAGCAAATGGGAATCGGAAAGACAGCTTAAAAACGGCCTTTTCTGGCAGCATGATGTTAAGGATGGCATGGAAGAATCGATCAGCGGATCACGAAAAGACCAGAACCAACGGCCAACCATAAACAGTTATATGTATGGCAATGCGATGGCTCTGGATAAAATTGCCACGCTTTTAGGTGATGGAATGCTTGCTGGTAAGTATAAAAATAAAGCAGTAGTCTTGAAAAAATTAGTACAGGACAGTTTATGGAATGTTTCTTCTTCGTTTTTTGAAACCAGAAAAGCCAAAGGCGGTTCAGCTGATGTGAGGGAAGCCATCGGTTTTACACCATGGGAATTTAACCTGCCGGATGATCAGTCAAAATATGCAAAAGCCTGGGACCAGCTGCTCGATACTGCCGGATTTAAAGCACCCTGGGGATTAACCACCGCCGAAAGAAGAAACCCAACATTTAGAACCAGGGGTACAGGACATAGCTGTGAATGGGATGGTGCACTTTGGCCTTTTGCCAGCTCGCAAACTTTAAAAGGATTGGCCAATCTGTTGACCAACTATAAAAAACACGGTAAAATGAATGCCGAAGTTTTTTACAAGGAACTGCATCAGTACGCGGCTTCTCACGTTAAAAATGGCAAACCTTATCTGGGTGAATACCAGGATGAGAAAACAGGAGAGTGGTTAAAGGGCGATAATCCGAGAAGCAGTTTTTATAATCACTCCACTTTTAATGATTTAATTATCAATGATTTGGTTGGTATAAAGCCACGTCAGGATAATGTGCTTGAAATTTCTCCATTAATCCCTAAAAATCAGTGGGATTGGTTTATGTTAGATCAAGTTTCATATCACCATAAAACACTGACTATATTGTGGGATAAAACCGGAAAAAAATACAATAGAGGTAAAGGATTATTGGTGTTTGTGGATGGCAAAGAGATTTACAAAGGCAAAGATTTGAAACCTTTAAAGGTGCAGATGAATTAG
- a CDS encoding polygalacturonase: protein MKYMLKTLIFVLAICSGITAKAQSYYNVIKYGAKNDSSKLATTAIKNAIEAASKAGGGTVYFPAGKYLTGAIHLKSNITILIDAGAELHFSDNFDDYLPMVKSRYEGVDVTSFSPLFYAYKVENISIIGRGMIDGHGKKWWDFVEGYKEGQARSKWQTIFDGLNKDILLPDDPKQMKRGFLRPPFIQPMFCKNVLIDGITIRNSPFWTVNPEFCENVKVHAVTINNPHSPNTDGINPESCKNVHISDCHISVGDDCITIKSGKDAPGRKMAVPAENYVITNCTMLSGHGGVVIGSEMSGDVRKIAISNCIFDGTERGIRIKTARGRGGVVEDIRVSNIIMKNITDQAIVLDMQYAKTNVEAVSARTPIFRNIHFSNITGQVNQAAYLNGLEEMPIDNITFNDINMDAKTGFSIQNSSNIEFHNVTVNTELGASLKALKVNNLIVDGLKSNKPHANAAIVDLTNVSDLFLYNAFPTKETVTYLKLNGAETKNIFLGNNNFRRVKEAVKKEKEVSSNIEIISGDKGQ, encoded by the coding sequence ATGAAATACATGCTCAAAACCTTAATTTTTGTACTTGCAATTTGTAGTGGAATAACCGCTAAAGCCCAGTCTTATTACAACGTAATTAAATATGGTGCAAAAAACGATAGCAGCAAACTGGCTACTACCGCTATCAAAAATGCGATAGAAGCTGCATCCAAAGCTGGGGGTGGGACAGTTTATTTCCCTGCCGGAAAATACCTAACGGGAGCCATACATTTAAAAAGCAACATCACCATCTTAATTGATGCCGGAGCTGAATTACATTTCAGCGATAATTTTGATGATTATTTGCCGATGGTAAAAAGTCGTTACGAAGGGGTTGATGTAACCAGTTTTTCACCCTTGTTTTATGCCTATAAAGTAGAAAATATCTCGATTATCGGCAGGGGAATGATCGATGGTCATGGTAAAAAATGGTGGGATTTTGTAGAAGGTTATAAAGAGGGACAAGCCCGATCGAAATGGCAAACTATTTTTGACGGTTTAAATAAGGATATTCTTTTGCCTGACGATCCCAAACAAATGAAACGAGGTTTTCTTCGTCCGCCGTTTATACAACCCATGTTCTGTAAAAATGTGTTGATTGATGGAATCACGATCCGTAATTCACCATTCTGGACGGTAAATCCTGAATTCTGCGAAAATGTTAAGGTTCATGCGGTTACCATCAACAACCCGCACTCGCCAAATACGGATGGCATCAACCCGGAGTCTTGCAAAAATGTACACATTTCAGATTGCCACATCAGCGTGGGCGACGATTGCATCACCATTAAATCAGGCAAAGACGCGCCAGGAAGAAAAATGGCTGTTCCAGCAGAAAATTATGTCATTACCAATTGTACCATGTTATCAGGTCATGGCGGTGTGGTGATTGGTAGCGAAATGTCGGGTGATGTACGCAAAATTGCCATTTCCAATTGTATTTTCGATGGAACAGAGCGAGGCATCCGCATTAAAACCGCACGCGGCAGGGGCGGTGTGGTAGAAGATATCAGGGTGAGTAACATCATCATGAAAAATATTACCGATCAGGCTATTGTATTGGATATGCAATATGCAAAAACCAATGTCGAAGCCGTTTCAGCGCGTACACCGATTTTTAGAAATATTCATTTTAGCAATATTACAGGACAGGTTAACCAGGCAGCTTATTTAAATGGTTTAGAAGAAATGCCTATCGATAATATTACCTTCAACGACATTAATATGGATGCTAAAACTGGCTTTTCTATCCAAAATTCCAGTAATATTGAGTTTCATAATGTAACGGTAAATACAGAACTAGGAGCCTCATTAAAGGCTTTAAAAGTGAATAATTTAATTGTTGATGGTTTAAAAAGTAATAAACCTCATGCTAATGCAGCAATAGTCGATCTTACAAATGTATCAGACTTGTTTCTGTATAATGCTTTTCCGACGAAAGAAACGGTTACTTATTTGAAATTAAACGGAGCCGAAACTAAAAATATATTCCTGGGAAACAATAATTTTAGGCGGGTGAAGGAGGCGGTTAAAAAAGAGAAGGAAGTGAGTAGTAACATCGAAATTATTTCGGGAGATAAAGGACAATAA
- a CDS encoding alpha-L-fucosidase: MKFKLLLSTSFLLLTAHFSSIAQENNHTLWYTKAAQKWTDALPIGNGRLGAMIFAGTAVDHIQFNEETLWTGKPRDYNRKDAYQYLPEIRKLLFEGKQAAAEALAQEHFMGLQSSSGDRKVWVNTMKTGKGIQGNPALASFDDKSWKTIKVPAYEGWETVGLANLDGAVWFRTTFDAPENWAGKDLVLDLNRIRDQDFTYINGELVGNTDNTEPRKYTIPAKLIKKGKNVIAIQVLNYFDKGGLAGYKDTSKKIGIYPVGTTINEGVSLVKEWKYKIQDENPPAVPQYQASYQPFGDLNLYFKQTKSIVTNYKRSLDISTAIAKTTYTLNGVNYQREYFASQPNQAVVIHLTADRKASISFDAELSSPHRKSSVKALGNNIIALTVQVKDGALKGENRLTALVKNGSLKILNGKISISQADEVTLYLTGGTNFINAQDVSGNPATANIKALSGLKGKPYAEIRQQHIKEYQSYYNTFSVNFGRSENENLPTDERLAKFATANDPAFAALYMQYGRYLLISSSRPGTQPANLQGIWNDLLTPPWGSKYTTNINLEMNYWPTEILNLSALNEPLFSKIKGLSKTGAETAKAYYNARGWVLHHNTDLWNGTAPINASNHGIWMSGGAWLSQHLWEHYQFSKDRKFLETEAYPLMKQAALFFEDFLVKDPKTGWLISTPSNSPENGGLVAGPTMDHQIIRSLFKNCITASEVLNIDADFRKSLTEKVKQLAPNQVGKYGQLQEWLEDKDDTTNKHRHVSHLWGVYPGNDITWDSNEKIMQAAKQSLLYRGDDATGWSLAWKINFWARFKDGDHAMKLVKMLMKPANNGAGSYVNLFDAHPPFQIDGNFGGAAGIAEMIVQSHQGYLDILPALPTAIPHGEMKGLLARGGFELDLNWDKGLLTSLTIKSKVGGACKIRYKNHNINIETKAGESYNLNGALKSQ; the protein is encoded by the coding sequence ATGAAGTTTAAACTTTTATTAAGTACATCATTTTTATTATTAACTGCTCATTTTAGCAGTATTGCACAAGAAAACAACCATACTTTATGGTATACTAAAGCTGCCCAAAAGTGGACTGATGCCTTGCCCATCGGAAATGGCAGACTGGGCGCTATGATTTTTGCAGGAACAGCTGTTGATCATATCCAATTTAACGAGGAAACTTTATGGACAGGCAAGCCAAGGGATTATAACCGGAAAGACGCCTATCAATATCTTCCAGAGATCAGAAAGTTACTTTTTGAAGGAAAACAGGCCGCCGCTGAAGCCCTGGCTCAAGAACATTTTATGGGCTTGCAAAGCAGTTCAGGTGACAGAAAAGTTTGGGTAAATACAATGAAAACCGGAAAAGGTATCCAGGGAAATCCAGCACTTGCAAGCTTTGACGATAAAAGCTGGAAAACCATAAAAGTACCTGCTTACGAAGGATGGGAAACTGTAGGTTTAGCCAATTTAGACGGTGCCGTTTGGTTCAGAACTACTTTCGATGCACCCGAAAACTGGGCAGGAAAAGATCTAGTTCTCGATCTTAACCGCATCCGTGATCAGGATTTTACTTATATAAATGGTGAATTGGTTGGCAATACCGATAATACGGAGCCAAGAAAGTACACCATACCTGCAAAACTGATTAAAAAAGGTAAAAATGTAATTGCCATACAGGTACTTAATTATTTTGATAAAGGTGGATTAGCAGGCTATAAAGACACCTCAAAAAAGATCGGGATTTACCCTGTGGGCACGACTATAAATGAGGGTGTTTCGCTTGTTAAAGAATGGAAATATAAAATTCAGGATGAAAACCCACCAGCCGTTCCGCAATACCAGGCAAGTTATCAGCCATTTGGCGATTTGAACTTATATTTCAAGCAAACCAAATCGATTGTTACCAATTACAAACGGTCTTTGGATATCAGTACGGCGATTGCTAAAACCACTTATACTTTAAATGGTGTAAATTATCAGCGTGAGTATTTTGCAAGTCAACCGAATCAGGCTGTAGTAATCCATTTAACGGCTGATCGAAAAGCTTCTATAAGCTTCGATGCCGAACTTTCCAGTCCACACCGAAAATCATCGGTAAAAGCTTTAGGCAACAACATAATTGCATTAACGGTTCAGGTTAAAGATGGCGCATTGAAGGGCGAGAACCGGTTAACCGCGCTTGTCAAAAATGGCTCATTAAAGATTCTGAATGGTAAAATCAGCATCAGTCAGGCCGATGAAGTAACACTTTATTTAACAGGTGGAACCAATTTTATCAATGCACAAGATGTGTCCGGAAATCCGGCAACCGCAAATATTAAGGCGCTAAGTGGTTTGAAAGGTAAACCGTATGCCGAAATCAGGCAGCAGCACATTAAAGAATATCAAAGCTATTACAACACTTTTAGTGTCAATTTTGGCCGCTCAGAGAATGAAAACCTTCCTACAGACGAAAGGTTAGCAAAATTTGCAACCGCTAACGATCCTGCTTTTGCAGCCTTATACATGCAATATGGACGGTATTTGTTGATTTCAAGTTCTCGCCCGGGTACACAACCGGCTAACCTGCAGGGAATCTGGAACGATTTGTTAACTCCGCCATGGGGAAGCAAGTACACGACCAATATTAACCTCGAAATGAATTATTGGCCGACAGAAATTCTCAATTTATCGGCATTAAACGAACCACTATTTAGCAAAATCAAAGGATTATCTAAAACCGGTGCTGAAACGGCAAAAGCATATTACAACGCCCGTGGCTGGGTTTTACACCACAACACCGATTTATGGAATGGAACAGCGCCCATCAATGCTTCTAATCATGGGATTTGGATGAGTGGCGGCGCCTGGTTAAGTCAGCACTTATGGGAGCATTACCAATTTAGTAAAGATCGTAAGTTTCTCGAAACCGAAGCCTATCCTTTAATGAAACAGGCAGCCTTGTTTTTCGAAGATTTTCTGGTGAAAGACCCAAAAACAGGCTGGTTAATCAGTACGCCATCCAATTCACCGGAAAATGGTGGTTTGGTAGCTGGTCCGACAATGGATCACCAGATCATTAGGTCGCTGTTTAAAAATTGTATAACTGCATCAGAAGTACTTAATATCGATGCAGATTTTAGAAAATCGCTAACGGAGAAAGTCAAACAGCTGGCACCAAATCAGGTAGGTAAATATGGTCAGTTGCAAGAATGGCTGGAGGATAAAGACGATACGACCAACAAACACCGCCATGTTTCGCATCTATGGGGTGTTTACCCTGGAAACGACATTACCTGGGATAGCAATGAAAAAATAATGCAGGCCGCGAAACAGTCTTTATTGTATCGCGGAGATGATGCTACCGGCTGGAGTCTGGCCTGGAAGATCAATTTCTGGGCACGATTTAAAGATGGCGACCACGCGATGAAATTGGTGAAAATGCTGATGAAGCCGGCTAATAATGGCGCAGGTTCTTATGTAAACCTTTTTGATGCGCATCCACCTTTCCAGATTGATGGAAACTTTGGCGGCGCAGCCGGAATTGCGGAAATGATCGTGCAAAGTCACCAGGGTTATTTAGATATTTTACCGGCATTACCAACGGCTATTCCTCATGGTGAAATGAAGGGACTCCTTGCCAGAGGTGGTTTTGAACTGGATTTAAACTGGGATAAGGGATTACTAACCTCATTAACCATAAAATCTAAAGTGGGTGGGGCTTGTAAAATCCGTTACAAAAACCATAACATCAATATCGAAACAAAAGCAGGCGAAAGCTATAATTTAAATGGAGCCCTGAAATCGCAATAA